The genomic segment TCTTCACCGCACGCGACCCTTCATCGCCGGGGCGCGAACTCATTGTCATCTGAGGAAGTCGAGCGTCCCGCCGTGCAACCAATGCGCGCCGTCCACGCAGAGCGTCGCGCCGCTCACCCACGACGCCTCGTCCGAGCAGAGCCAGAGCGCCGCGCGCGCCACGTCCTCGGGGCTGCCGAGCCGCCCCAGCGGAATCTCCTTGCGCACCGCCTCGTCGACGCCGGCACCCCAGAGATTTTTGTCCGTGCCCTCGGTGTGAATCGGCCCGGGAGCGATGGCATTCGCACGAATCCCGTAGCGCCCCCACTCCGCCGCGAGCGTCCGCGTCATCGCGAGAACGCCGGCTTTGGCGCTCGCCGAATGCAGCACGCCGGGTTCGCCGCTCCACGCATAGGTCGCGACGATGTTGAGAATCGCCCCACGGCTCGCGCGCAATGCATCGAAGGCGAAACGCGTGCAGTGGAACGTGCCGAGCAGAACGATGTCGACGACGCTCTTGAAGCCATTCGGCGACAGTTGCTCCGACGGCACGATGAAGTTTCCGGCCGCATTGTTCACGAGCACGTCTATGCTTCCGGTGCGTTCGACGATCTCGCCCGCGACCGCTTCCACCCGTTGCGCGTCGCGCACGTCGGCGCAAAGACCGAAGATGCTGCCGCTCGGCGCGAGCGCGGCCGTTTCGTCGAGCTTCTCTTGCCGTCGCCCGATCACGCAGACGCGCGCGCCTTCCGCCGCAAACGCCAGCGCCATCGCGCGGCCTAAGCCGCTTCCGCCGCCGGTTACGACGGCCGTTTTGTCGCGAAAGCGGTCGCTCAAAAAACGTCCCCTTCCTCGGCGAGCATCCGGCGTAGGTACAGCGGCAGCGAGAAAATCCGGCGATGCGTCTCGCCGTCGTAAAATAGGCTCGTGCCGTGCAGCTGGTCGCAATACGCGTCCACGACGCGCGGATCGAGCCCTGCAACGTCGAC from the Candidatus Dormiibacterota bacterium genome contains:
- a CDS encoding SDR family oxidoreductase, whose translation is MSDRFRDKTAVVTGGGSGLGRAMALAFAAEGARVCVIGRRQEKLDETAALAPSGSIFGLCADVRDAQRVEAVAGEIVERTGSIDVLVNNAAGNFIVPSEQLSPNGFKSVVDIVLLGTFHCTRFAFDALRASRGAILNIVATYAWSGEPGVLHSASAKAGVLAMTRTLAAEWGRYGIRANAIAPGPIHTEGTDKNLWGAGVDEAVRKEIPLGRLGSPEDVARAALWLCSDEASWVSGATLCVDGAHWLHGGTLDFLR